The following proteins are co-located in the Apis mellifera strain DH4 linkage group LG11, Amel_HAv3.1, whole genome shotgun sequence genome:
- the LOC102656595 gene encoding uncharacterized protein LOC102656595, whose protein sequence is MEKTRWRNLIIDYHENGTVGIAWWRAKGRAETMIQLVGGESGFPRARKPRRRKIEARPSTKVASTSLKRVTEAEPTFASAWNRATRGSFSRGIGQGTEGRKIPFEGNAFENVLFPVRPLSPRPASETATFKPIPGQPAGLFTRFGIMRRRDTSRPKSWIIPWYMGKANRKGSRACNNGLHGVN, encoded by the exons ATGGAAAAAACACGATGGAGAAAtttgattatcgattatcaCGAGAATGGAACGGTCGGAATAGCATGGTGGAGGGCGAAGGGAAGAGCGGAAACGATGATCCAGTTAGTTGGCGGCGAATCGGGCTTCCCCCGAGCTCGAAAGCCCCGTCGCCGTAAAATCGAGGCCCGGCCGTCGACAAAAGTCGCGTCCACGTCTTTGAAGCGCGTAACAGAAGCGGAACCGACATTTGCATCGGCGTGGAATCGTGCCACTCGTGGCTCCTTTTCCCGTGGCATCGGACAAGGAACAG aaggaagaaaaattcccTTTGAAGGAAATGCTTTCGAGAATGTGTTGTTCCCTGTTCGACCCCTTTCGCCTCGCCCCGCCAGCGAGACGGCGACGTTTAAGCCGATTCCAGGCCAGCCTGCCGGCCTGTTTACCCGTTTCGGGATAATGCGAAGGCGCGATACAAGTCGGCCGAAATCGTGGATTATTCCGTGGTACATGGGAAAGGCAAACAGAAAGGGCAGCCGAGCGTGTAATAATGGACTCCACGGCGTAAACTAG